GAACCTCCTTGACGAAGTTGGCCACGCTCTTGGCGGCGTACTCCTCGCCGCGGATGATCTGCAGCCGGTACAGCTGCGTGGCCAGCACGGCCAGGCCGCCCACCATGGCCAGACCCAGCCAGAGGAAGCGCCGCTTGAGATCGCGGCCCGGAGTGGAGTTGCCCAGCGTCGGAGGCGTCACAGCAGCCCTCCCACCTGCGAGCGCTCCTGGCGAGCCTCGAGCTTGCGCAGGAGCGGATAGAGCGCCAGCGCGGCGACTCCCGTGAGCGCCACCTGCAGCGGCAGCCCGGGCAGCACCGCCGTCGCCGAGCCATCCTTCACCGTGAGCCAGCCGAAGAAGGCCGCCAGCAGGCCGTGGCCCACGTCCGCGCCCATGGTGAAGAGCACGAAGGCCACCGGGCCGCGCACGTCCACCAGCGAGTGCACCAGCCGCCCCACCAGGAAGGTGAAGACGCCCAGGAAGGTGAACAGGCCCGTGGGCTGGCCGCTCATCAAGTCGAGCAGGTAGCCCACCGCGAAGGCGGACAAGGCGCCCTCCATCAGCGAGGCGCGCAGCGCCAGGAAGGCCAGCAGCACCACCGTCACGTCGATGCGCGAGAGCACCAGCCCCGCCCGCTGCACCACCACGGACTCCAGCGTGAGCAGCAGCAGCGCAAGCCCCACGGTGACGAGGAACTTCATCGCGTCCCCTCCACCATCGGCGCCGCCTCCTGGTACGGACTGCCCACCACGAGCACCTCCTCCAGCTTCGTCGTGTCCACCGCGGGGATGATGTCCGCGGCCTGGAACATGCCGTGCTCTCGCTTCTGGAGATTGGCCACCCGCCCGACGATGAGGCCCGGCGGGTACACCCCGTCCGTGCCCGCGGTGATGATCAGATCGCCGTCCTCCACGTCCTCGGTGCGCAGCATGTTCTCCAGCTTGAGCGGCCCGCTGCCCGCTCCGGCCGCCGTGCCGCGCGCCCGCGAGCGCTGCACGCGCACGCCCACCCGGCTCTGGGGATCCGTCACCAACGCCACGTCCGCGTAACCTCCCGTCGTCCTGATCACCTGGCCGACGATGCCATCCGGCGTCACCACGGACATGCCCTGGAACACGCCCTGTCGCTCTCCACTGCTGATCCGCACCGACAACAGCTTCGCCACCGGGTTCACCCCCACCACTCGCGCGGGAATTTCCGGCCCGGGTGCCTTCTCGGCGTACTGCAACAGCTGCTTGAGCCGGTCATTCTCCGCCCGAGCCTCTCCGAGCGCCTGCACGGCCGCTCGCAGCTGCATGTTCTCCAGCCGCAGCGCGTCATTCTCCTGCCGCACGCCGCGCAGGTCCACGTAGTGGTTCACCGCCCCCACTGCGCTGTCGATGACGCGGTTGAGCAGCGACTGCAGGGGTGACGTCATGCCGATGAGGGCGCGATCGAGCAGGTTCGGCTCGCGGCCCCGCCGGCCGGTCACCAGGAAGGCGAACAGCGGGTAGAGCAGCAGCACGCTCACGAAGAGAAAGCGGCGGTACCGCTTGAGGAGCGACAGCACTGGGGCGAGGTCCCCGTGTAGGGAAAGAGGGGCAGGAAGGAGAGGGAGCGGCTAAACACTGTAAATCGCTTGCATTTTCTGGGGCCTTGTCCTAGGCAGTCAAGGCCCTGAATGGGGGGTGGTGCGGAACTGTCCACCCACCGACCGGGCATCCAACAAACCCGCGCCGCGAGTCCTTCCACGAAGGCAGCTTCTGCGGCGCCTTGCACGAAGAAACGACAGCAACATGGAAGGTCTGAACCTCCGGAAGGTCGTCTCGCTGGTGTTCATCATCGGCATCGCCGTCGTGTTCACGCTGAACTTCGGTCCCGGAAGCTTCAGCAAATCGAGCGGCCAGCTGACGGAGGCGAGCGCCGCGGCGGTGGTCAACGGCAAGGAGATCCCCCTGCGGGACTTCAGCCGGGCCTACGCCATGCAGATCAACAGCCTGCGCAACCGCGGCAACCCCATCCCCGAGTCCGCCGCGCGCCAGTTCCTGGCCCCGCAGGTGCTCCAGCAGCTGGTGGATGTGGAGCTGCTGGCCCAGGCGGCCAACCGCAACGGCATCGTCCCCGCGGACTCCGAGCTGGTGGACATCATCCACCGCAACACGGACTTCCAGAAGGACGGCGACTTCGACTTCGAGCGCTACCGCCAGGTGCTGCGCGACTTCTACCGGCTGACCGAGGCCCAGTATGAGGAGGACCTGCGCCACCAGCTGGCCGCCCAGAAGATGCTCGAGGTGGTGCGCAACGGCGCCGTCGTCTCCGAGGACGAGGTGCGCGCCCGCTACGACAAGGACGCCAACCAGGCCAAGCTCGTCTTCGCCCGCTTCCTGCCCACCATGTACGCGGACAAGGTGCCGGCCCCCACGCCCGCGCAGCTGGACGAGTTCAAGAAGGCGCACGCCAAGGAGATCTCGGACTATTACGAGACCAACCGCTTCATGTACCAGCAGCCCGAGCGCGTCCGGGCGCGGCAGATCCTCGTGACGCTGCCGGCGGACGCCACCGCGGCGCAGAAGGAAGAGGCGAAGAAGCGCGCCAGCGCCATCCGCGATGAGGTCACCTCGGGCGCGAAGGACTTCGCGGCGGTGGCCCGGGAGAAGAGCGAGGATCCGGGCACCAAGGCGGCGGGTGGAGACCTGGGCCTGGTGGAGCGCGGCAGCCTGGATCCGGCGCTGGCGGACGCCATGTTCGCCCTTTCGCCCAACAGCGTGTCGGAGCCCATCGAGACGAAGCTGGGCTACCACGTGGTGAAGGTGGAGGAGAAGCAGGCGGCGTCCGACAAGAAGCTGGCGGACGCGGAGAACGAGATCGCCACCACGCTCTACAAGCAGCAGCAGGCCAAGGAGCTGGCGAAGGCGGAGGCGGAGAAGGCGCTGGCCGAGCTCAAGGGCGGCAAGACGATCGCGACGCTCTTCCCGCCGGAGAAGGAGGGCCAGCCGGCGCTGCAGCGCTTCGAGACGGAGACGCGCCCGGAGGCGGTGGAGACGGGCAGCTTCACGGCCGGTGGCGAGTCGGTGCCCTACCTGGGCCCGGCGCCCCAGCTCATCTCCGCGGCCTTCGCCGCGCAGGCCCCGCAGGCGCTGGACCAGGTGTTCCCGGTGGGCGAGGGCTTCGTGGTGGCCCAGGTCACCGAGCGCCAGAAGCCCAGCGACGAGGAGTTCACCAAGAAGAAGGACGAGCTGCGCGAGCAGGCCCGCCGCGCCAAGCAGATCGAGCTCGAGGACTCCTTCATCAAGGCGCTGCGCAAGCAGGGCACGGTGGTGACCAACAACGAGGCCGTGCAGACGGTGATCGGCACCGGGTGAGCCCGGTCCGCCCAGGACTCTGGCTCCCCTCCTTCCGGGAGCCAGGGTCCTCCCCCTGATTCACCCACCGAGCGCCGAGGCGGGCCTCAGGCCTGATCGCCCTCGGTGGGCATCTGGTCCGGATAGACGATCGACTGACGCAGGCTCCGGGCGACCCCGGGGACGAGCTCGTCGACGCTGTCAGCGGACTGCTCCGCCAGGGCGCTCTCTCCGCCGATGCTCTGCTCGAAGTTGAAGACGGACGTCGGATCGTACTTCCGCTTCACGAACACCAGGACGGGGTAGTACTCGGCCCAGTACCGCCGCTGCCAGTGGGTGATGTAGGGCTTGGGGTAGTTCTGGTACGCCTCCTGGTTGGTCCACGGCTCGCCGATCTCGAGCCAGCGGTTCATGAAGGCGAAGGCCTTGGGCTTCTCCTCCTCACTGTCCCAGTAGGTGTTGAGGTAGGTGTTGAAGTCGGCGCGACGGTGGATGTACGCGTTCTCGCCGCGGTGCTTCTCGTTGATGGCCGCGCCCGCCGCCTCGATGACCATCTGCGGGCCGATCTTCATCACCGTCGGCGCGCCGCGGATGTGGTCCACCATCTGGCGCCACCCGGCCACGCCCAGGTGCTTGTCGAAGTAGCGCGTGTTCTTCTCCTGGCGCGGCGCCAGGGCCAGCGGCGTCATCAGCGCCGGCAGGATGTCCGGCTCCTGCGCGTAGCCCATGAGCTTGTTGTTCATCGAGTAGTAGGAGCCCATGTCCTCCCACTGCACCTGGCAGCCGGGGGTGGCGATGAGCTCGGCGAGCAGCTGCTGCCACAGGCCGCGCTGCCCGCGGTACATGGCGCGGACGATGAGGAAGGGGCCGTCGAAGTTCGCCCCATGCTGGATGAGCGCCAGGTAGCCCAGGCGCCGGTCGTGGTTGGAGCCCATGTAGCGCCGCTGCAGGATGTCGAGCGCGTGAGCCCCCTGCGCCGCCTCCGCGTCGGTCCCCAGCCGCCACTGCATGACGACGGCGCCGACCTCCTGGAGCGGATAGAGCTTGTAGGTGGCCCGCGTGAGGATGCCGAACTGGTTGCCCGTGCCGCCGCGTACGGCCCAGTAGAGGTCGGCGTTGTGGATGGCGTTGGCGACCACCTGCCGGCCGTTGGCCAGCACCATCTCCACCTCGGTCACGGCGTCGCAGCTCATCCCGAACATGCGCGAGCCGAAGCCGAAGCCACCGCCCTGCATCATCCCGCCGATGCGGACGTCCGGGCAGATGGCGGCCGGAGCGAACAGGCCGTAGTCGTCGATGGTGCGGTAGAAGTCGCGCATCTGGACGCCGGGGCCCACGTGGACGAGCCGGCGCTGGGGCTCGACGAAGATGTTGTCCAGGCCGCGCACGTCCAGCATCAGCCCGCCCTCGACGGTGGAGTAGCCGGCGGTGCTGTGTCCGCCCGCGCGAGGCACCCAGCGGAACGCGGGGTTGGTCTCCCGCTGCCTGCGGATGAAGCGCATGAAGGTGCGCACGTCGTGCAGGGACTCGCAGACGCCAATCGCGGACGGACGGACGTCCTCGAAGTTCGCGTAGGCCACGCGGCGCAGGGCGTCGTAGTCCGCGTCCCAGGGGAAGACGAGCCGGCCACTGGTGTCCCACAGGAGCTGGGTGGCCTGCTCGCGAGTCATCTGAAACCGCTCGAAGTCCGCATCCGGCCGCTTGGCCCACCCCGCGAGGCGTTGAACGATCTCGATTCTCTTGGCGTCGTAGTTGAGTTCCATGGAGGAGCGCCCCTGCTCACGGCCGGGGTCGATCCCAGGCCTGAGAGACATCGTACCCAGCACTCCTGACGCCTTTGTTGGCTGGACGACAAGTAGGGAAAATGACGTGCCAGGCCCCCTGCTGCTCAGGAAGCCGAGGCATCGACGCAGCGCGACACCGTCCGCTTGACGCGGAGGGACAACGCGTCAGCGCGCCGGCGGAGCCACGTTGGGATCGGGAGGCATGCGCTCGGCGAGGCAGACCTCATCGCGGCCCTGGGCCTTGGCGGCGTACATGGCGAAGTCCGCGGCACGGACGAGATCCGTGGCGGTGCGCGCGTGGTCCGGGAAGGTGGCCACGCCCAGGCTGGCGGTGAGGCGCAGCTCGAGCCCATGGCTCTGCATGAAGCGCCGGGCGCGGAAGGCGTCGCGGATGCGCCGGGCGATGGTCATCGCGCCGTCGGGGTCGGTCTCCACCAGCATCAGCGCGAACTCGTCGCCGCCGTAGCGGAACACCATGTCGAGCTGGCGGCTGGAGGCAATGAGCAGCTCACCCACCTCCTTGAGCAGCGCGCTGCCCACCAGGTGGCCGTGCGTGTCGTTGACGTTCTTGAAGCGGTCCAGGTCCAGGAACACCAGGGACAGCGGGTGGTGGAAGCGCTGCGAGCGCCGCACCTCGTGCTCGAGCTGCGAGCGCATGTGCCGGGCATTGAAGCAGCCGGTGTGCTCGTCGGTGATGGTCAGCTCCTGCACCCGGCGGAAGTTGCGCGCGTTCTCGATGGCGATGGCCGCGTAGTCCGCGATGGCCGTCAGCGTGGTGAGGTCGTCCTGGGTGAAGGGCGGATCCTTGGGTCCGTTCACCAGCTCGATGATGCCCAGCACCCGCCCGCGGGCGATCAGCGGCACGGCCAGGATGGAGCGCGTGCGGAAGGCGGAGGCCTGATCGAAGCGCGGCGCGAACGCCGGGTCGCCGCCCACGTCATCCACCAGCCGCGCCGAGGCCGTGGAGAACACCGTGCCGGCGATGCCCTCGCCCGGGAGGATCTGCAGCGACTTGAGGGCCTCGGCCCCATCTCCCACCGCCACCTCGAAGTAGAGCTTCCCGGTGCGCTCGTCCTGGAGGATGAGGGACCAGTTTCGAGGGTGGAGCAGATCGCTCACCTTCTGCATCACGAGGTTGAGGACCTCCTTCAGCTCCAGGGTGGAGGTGAGCGCCTTCGCCATCTCGTTGAACGCGGCCAGCTGCTCCACCGTCCGCTTCATGGCCGACAGGAGATCCGCGGGATTCATCCGAGGTCCACTCCGAGACGCAGTTCTGCTAAGGGCTTCCGACCTTTCACCATGCGCACTCTAGAGGATCCCTCGTCCCTCGTCCTTGCTTCTGCCTCGCCCCGGCGGCGCGATCTGCTTTCGCAGCTCGGGATGCGATTTACCGTGGCCGCCGCCGACATCGATGAGTCTCCCTTCTCCGCCGAGGTGGCGGACGCCTACGTGCTGCGGCTGGCCCGCACCAAGGCCCAGACGGTGGCCGGGCGCTTCCCGGGCGCCTGGGTGCTGGCGGCCGACACCACCGTGGCCCTGGGCTCGCAGCTGCTCGGCAAGCCGAGCGGACCGGAGGAGGCCCGGGACATGCTCACCCGCCTCTCCGGCCGCAAGCACTCCGTCTACACCGGTGTAGCGGTCGCCGGCCGTGCCGAGGTGTCCGCGGTGGTCCACACCAGCGTCACGTTCCGAACACTCTCCGCGGGAGAGATCGACTGGTACGTGTCCACGGGTGAGCCGCTGGACAAGGCGGGGGCCTACGGCATGCAGGGCAAGGGCAGCTTCCTCGTCTCCGCGATAGAGGGCAGCCCCACCAACGTCATCGGCCTGCCGCTGGGGGAGACCCTGGAGCTCCTGACGCGCGCGGGCGTTCCTCTTCCCTGGAGGGCAGCATGAGCGAGGTGGCCGAGCGACTGGCGGGAATCCGAGCCCGGGTGGCCGCGGCGTGCGCGCGAGCGGGCCGTCCGGTGGAGTCGGTGACGCTGCTGGCGGTGTCCAAGCTCAAGCCGGCGGAGCTCATCCGCGAGGCGTACGCGGCCGGCCAGCGCGACTTCGGAGAGAACTACGCGCAGGAGCTGAGGGACAAGGCGGCCGAGCTGGCCGGGCTGGAGGGCCTGCGCTGGCACGCCATCGGGCCGCTGCAGACGAACAAGGTGAAGTACGTGGCGAAGGCGGCGCACGCCTTCCACGCCCTGGACAGGCTGGACGTGGCGCGCGAGCTGTCCAAGCGGAGGGCGGACGCGCCCCTGCCCTGCTACGTCGAGGTGAACATCGGCGGCGAGCAGAGCAAGAGCGGGCTGGCGCCAGCGGCGCTCGCGAGCTTCCTGGAGGAGGTGCGCACCCTGCCGGGACTGAAGGTGGAGGGGCTGATGGCGCTGCCCCCGCCCACCGAGGAGGTGGAGCAGGCGCGAGGCCACTTCCGACAGCTGCGCGAGCTGGCCCGCGCGCAGGGACTCGCGGGCCTCTCCATGGGGACGACACACGACTTCGAGCTGGCCATCGAGGAGGGCGCCACCGTCGTCCGCGTGGGCACGGCCATCTTCGGCGAGCGGGCCTGAGCCCCCGGGCGGCTACAGCTCCTTGAGCCTCATCTTGCCCGACTCGTTGAAGGACACCGCGAACTCGTTGCCGCAGTAGTTGCAGCGGACCTCGAAGCCGTTGGAGAGGGGCTCCTCCGTGGGGTTGTTGGCCTCGCACGTCGGACAGTCGAACTCCTTGATGGCCTTGCCCGACTTGGTCTTGGCCTTCTTCCCACCGTCGTCGTCATCATTGAAGTCGTAGCTCTGCATGGCCTCGAATCTCCTCTGACTGGCTGCGGCGCGCACCGGACGTCGCCGGGCCGCAGGCTAGCAGCGGTACCTCGGCCACGCTCGGACTCGTTCACACCTGGGGCCTGGAGCCTGGGGCGCGGGAGCCTGTGCTGTCCCGCCGCTCGGTGTGCAGGGGTGTAGGCAAGCCCTGGTGCCTCTCTGCCACCCCTGCCTACCCACGGGAGTGCCCACCGTTGAATGATGGTTTCCCCGCCTCGTCCAGGGAAGTGAACGCCAGCGGTGAGGAAGTGGCCGGAGCGGTTGGCGGCGCGGAAACTGGCTACCTACATTGGCCCGATCTTTCACCGAGGGAGGGCAGGACCCCGAGTCCAGGAGCGCAAGATGCACACGCGGTTCAACGTGGCGATCGTTGGCCTGATGTCGGCGATGCTGTCCTCCAGCGTGGCCCTGGCCCAGGAGTCGAAGGCGGCCTTCGGCCCCGGCGAGCAGTCGCTCTACCGCGTGCAGTACCTGGGAGTGACGGCGGGCACCGCGCAGATCACCGTCGGCGCGCCGATGAAGCAGTGGGGCGAGCAGGTGTGGCCCATCGTCTCGCTGGCGAAGTCGGACCCGGTGATCGGCGTGTGGCCCATCAAGGACAAGTTCGTGTCGTACTGGAACGACGCGGCGCAGCGCTCGCTGGGCAGTGACTTCTTCGTGGACGAGAACAACAAGCGGCGCCGCCAGCGTGTGCAGCTGAAGGAGGCGGGCCGCGTCGCGCACGTCGTCCGGCAGCGGGAGGGCGCCGCGCCCACCGAGGCCACCCACGAGCTGCCCGAGGGCTCGATGGATCTGGCGAGCGCCACGTTCGCGCTGCGCAACCGCGGCATCGCGGACGGCCAGGAGTACACCTACCCGGTCTTCACTGGCTCGAAGTCCTTCATGCTGCGCGCCACGGTGGACGGCCGCCAGCGCATGAAGACGGCGCTGGGCGAGCGCGAGGTGTTCCGGGTGAAGCTCCAGACGCAGTTCTCCGAGAAGCTGCAGGCCCGGCGCGACATCATCGCGTACTTCACGACGGACCCCAGCCACGTGCCGGTGCGCGTGGAGGCGGACCTGGCGCTGGGCTCCATCGTGGCGGAGCTGGCCGAGTACAAGCAGGGTCGCCTGATGGCGATGAACGACTAACGCGCGGCGAGGCCGCGGAAGGTGGTGGCATGGGAGCGGGCTGGGCGTGGGCGGTCACGGCGATGCTGGCGGCATCCCCCGGGCCGAAGGTGGTGTCATCGCTGGTGAAGGTGAGGCCGGGCGTCTCGGTGCAGGGCGCCTCCGAGGCCCGGCTGAGCGTGGCGCGCGGCGAGTGCGAGGCCGCGCAGGTGGTGCTCCCCGGCAAGGTCCGCCAGGTGACGGCGGGCCCGCTGGCGCTGAAGGGGCCGGGAGCGGCGCTGTCCGCCTCGCTGTGGCGCGAGGGCTTCCTGGACGTGAAGACGCCGTCCAACAGCCAGGGCGAGAAGGGCCCGTGGCCGGATCCGCTGCTGCCGGTGGACACGCCGGCAGAGCCCTCGCTGCCCGCGGTCCTCTACGTGGAGGTCTGCGCGCCGGAGAAGCAGGAGCCGGGAACGTACCGGGGCGAGCTGCGCGCGAAGGCGGACGGAGCGGCGGTGGCCCCGGTACCCTTCACGGTGGAGGTGCAGCCCTTCACCCTGCCGGCGACGGCCTCGCTGCCGACGAGCTTCGGCCTGTCGCTCTACAGCATGGCGCGCGGGCACGGGGTGTCCCCGGAGTCCGCCGAGGCCCGCTCGCTGCTGCGCTCCTACGCTCGCGTGCTGCTGGAGCACCGCGTCAGCGCGCATGGCATGAGCATGACGCCGCCGCCGGTGCGCTTCGAGGGCGGCCGCGCGGTGGTGGACTTCCGCACCTATGAGGAGGAGATGGCGCCCTTCTTCGAGGGGAGCCTGCTGCCCTCTGGCGCCCGCTTCACCACGGCGGAGGTGCGCGACTTCCGCCAGGCGAGCACCGAGGCGGAGAAGGTGGCGTACTACCGCGCCTTCGCCGAGCACTTCCGGAGCAAGGGCTGGTCCGCGCAGCTCTTCTTCTACGCGAAGGACGAGCCGAAGCCGGAGGATGTGCCGCTCGTGAAGGCGCAGTCCTCGCGGGTGCGCGCGGCGGGCCGCATCCCCGTGCTCGTCACCTCGCCGTTGGATGATGCGCTGCGTGGCACCGCGGACATCCTCACTCCGACGCTCAACTGCTTCTTCCCCCGGTCCGGGCCGCAGACGTGCAAGAACGTGCTGCCCATCGACAAGCTGCGCTCGCGGCTCCCGCGGGGCGCGAAGGTGTGGTGGTACCAGAGCTGCAACTCGCACGGCTGCACGGGAGGCCCGGCAGCGGATGCCTCGGTGGAGACAGTGTACAGCGGCTGGGCGTCCTATATGGTGGACCACCCTGCCCCGCTCAACCGGGCCATGGGGCCGCTGGCCTTCCTCACCGGGGTGGACGGCGAGCTCTACTTCGACACCGTCTACGCCTACAACACGAAGGATCCCTGGAAGGACATCTTCGAGTTTGGTGGCAACGGAGACGGCACCCTCTTCTATCCTGGGACTCCGGCGAGGCTGGGGACGAAGGAGCACCAGCCCGTCCTGTCGCTGCGGCTCAAGCACATCCGCGACGGCCTGGAGGATTATGAGTACCTGCACCTGCTGGCGAAGCTGGGCGACAAGGATGCCGCCCGGACGTTGGCGCGCCAGCTCGCCCGCTCGGGCTATGAGATCGAGCGGGACCCTGCGAAGTGGATACAGGTCCGACAGGACCTGACAACCCGCCTGAACCAGCGCTGGGAGTCGTCCGAATATGCGAAGC
Above is a window of Hyalangium gracile DNA encoding:
- the mreC gene encoding rod shape-determining protein MreC; translated protein: MLSLLKRYRRFLFVSVLLLYPLFAFLVTGRRGREPNLLDRALIGMTSPLQSLLNRVIDSAVGAVNHYVDLRGVRQENDALRLENMQLRAAVQALGEARAENDRLKQLLQYAEKAPGPEIPARVVGVNPVAKLLSVRISSGERQGVFQGMSVVTPDGIVGQVIRTTGGYADVALVTDPQSRVGVRVQRSRARGTAAGAGSGPLKLENMLRTEDVEDGDLIITAGTDGVYPPGLIVGRVANLQKREHGMFQAADIIPAVDTTKLEEVLVVGSPYQEAAPMVEGTR
- a CDS encoding peptidylprolyl isomerase; this encodes MEGLNLRKVVSLVFIIGIAVVFTLNFGPGSFSKSSGQLTEASAAAVVNGKEIPLRDFSRAYAMQINSLRNRGNPIPESAARQFLAPQVLQQLVDVELLAQAANRNGIVPADSELVDIIHRNTDFQKDGDFDFERYRQVLRDFYRLTEAQYEEDLRHQLAAQKMLEVVRNGAVVSEDEVRARYDKDANQAKLVFARFLPTMYADKVPAPTPAQLDEFKKAHAKEISDYYETNRFMYQQPERVRARQILVTLPADATAAQKEEAKKRASAIRDEVTSGAKDFAAVAREKSEDPGTKAAGGDLGLVERGSLDPALADAMFALSPNSVSEPIETKLGYHVVKVEEKQAASDKKLADAENEIATTLYKQQQAKELAKAEAEKALAELKGGKTIATLFPPEKEGQPALQRFETETRPEAVETGSFTAGGESVPYLGPAPQLISAAFAAQAPQALDQVFPVGEGFVVAQVTERQKPSDEEFTKKKDELREQARRAKQIELEDSFIKALRKQGTVVTNNEAVQTVIGTG
- a CDS encoding FAD-dependent oxidoreductase; translated protein: MELNYDAKRIEIVQRLAGWAKRPDADFERFQMTREQATQLLWDTSGRLVFPWDADYDALRRVAYANFEDVRPSAIGVCESLHDVRTFMRFIRRQRETNPAFRWVPRAGGHSTAGYSTVEGGLMLDVRGLDNIFVEPQRRLVHVGPGVQMRDFYRTIDDYGLFAPAAICPDVRIGGMMQGGGFGFGSRMFGMSCDAVTEVEMVLANGRQVVANAIHNADLYWAVRGGTGNQFGILTRATYKLYPLQEVGAVVMQWRLGTDAEAAQGAHALDILQRRYMGSNHDRRLGYLALIQHGANFDGPFLIVRAMYRGQRGLWQQLLAELIATPGCQVQWEDMGSYYSMNNKLMGYAQEPDILPALMTPLALAPRQEKNTRYFDKHLGVAGWRQMVDHIRGAPTVMKIGPQMVIEAAGAAINEKHRGENAYIHRRADFNTYLNTYWDSEEEKPKAFAFMNRWLEIGEPWTNQEAYQNYPKPYITHWQRRYWAEYYPVLVFVKRKYDPTSVFNFEQSIGGESALAEQSADSVDELVPGVARSLRQSIVYPDQMPTEGDQA
- a CDS encoding sensor domain-containing diguanylate cyclase, whose protein sequence is MNPADLLSAMKRTVEQLAAFNEMAKALTSTLELKEVLNLVMQKVSDLLHPRNWSLILQDERTGKLYFEVAVGDGAEALKSLQILPGEGIAGTVFSTASARLVDDVGGDPAFAPRFDQASAFRTRSILAVPLIARGRVLGIIELVNGPKDPPFTQDDLTTLTAIADYAAIAIENARNFRRVQELTITDEHTGCFNARHMRSQLEHEVRRSQRFHHPLSLVFLDLDRFKNVNDTHGHLVGSALLKEVGELLIASSRQLDMVFRYGGDEFALMLVETDPDGAMTIARRIRDAFRARRFMQSHGLELRLTASLGVATFPDHARTATDLVRAADFAMYAAKAQGRDEVCLAERMPPDPNVAPPAR
- a CDS encoding Maf family protein: MRTLEDPSSLVLASASPRRRDLLSQLGMRFTVAAADIDESPFSAEVADAYVLRLARTKAQTVAGRFPGAWVLAADTTVALGSQLLGKPSGPEEARDMLTRLSGRKHSVYTGVAVAGRAEVSAVVHTSVTFRTLSAGEIDWYVSTGEPLDKAGAYGMQGKGSFLVSAIEGSPTNVIGLPLGETLELLTRAGVPLPWRAA
- a CDS encoding YggS family pyridoxal phosphate-dependent enzyme; the protein is MSEVAERLAGIRARVAAACARAGRPVESVTLLAVSKLKPAELIREAYAAGQRDFGENYAQELRDKAAELAGLEGLRWHAIGPLQTNKVKYVAKAAHAFHALDRLDVARELSKRRADAPLPCYVEVNIGGEQSKSGLAPAALASFLEEVRTLPGLKVEGLMALPPPTEEVEQARGHFRQLRELARAQGLAGLSMGTTHDFELAIEEGATVVRVGTAIFGERA
- a CDS encoding DUF3108 domain-containing protein, whose translation is MHTRFNVAIVGLMSAMLSSSVALAQESKAAFGPGEQSLYRVQYLGVTAGTAQITVGAPMKQWGEQVWPIVSLAKSDPVIGVWPIKDKFVSYWNDAAQRSLGSDFFVDENNKRRRQRVQLKEAGRVAHVVRQREGAAPTEATHELPEGSMDLASATFALRNRGIADGQEYTYPVFTGSKSFMLRATVDGRQRMKTALGEREVFRVKLQTQFSEKLQARRDIIAYFTTDPSHVPVRVEADLALGSIVAELAEYKQGRLMAMND
- a CDS encoding DUF4091 domain-containing protein is translated as MGAGWAWAVTAMLAASPGPKVVSSLVKVRPGVSVQGASEARLSVARGECEAAQVVLPGKVRQVTAGPLALKGPGAALSASLWREGFLDVKTPSNSQGEKGPWPDPLLPVDTPAEPSLPAVLYVEVCAPEKQEPGTYRGELRAKADGAAVAPVPFTVEVQPFTLPATASLPTSFGLSLYSMARGHGVSPESAEARSLLRSYARVLLEHRVSAHGMSMTPPPVRFEGGRAVVDFRTYEEEMAPFFEGSLLPSGARFTTAEVRDFRQASTEAEKVAYYRAFAEHFRSKGWSAQLFFYAKDEPKPEDVPLVKAQSSRVRAAGRIPVLVTSPLDDALRGTADILTPTLNCFFPRSGPQTCKNVLPIDKLRSRLPRGAKVWWYQSCNSHGCTGGPAADASVETVYSGWASYMVDHPAPLNRAMGPLAFLTGVDGELYFDTVYAYNTKDPWKDIFEFGGNGDGTLFYPGTPARLGTKEHQPVLSLRLKHIRDGLEDYEYLHLLAKLGDKDAARTLARQLARSGYEIERDPAKWIQVRQDLTTRLNQRWESSEYAKRPGVRP